One region of Takifugu flavidus isolate HTHZ2018 chromosome 14, ASM371156v2, whole genome shotgun sequence genomic DNA includes:
- the rhogb gene encoding ras homolog family member Gb: MQSVKCVVVGDGAVGKTCLLISYTTGAFPKEYIPTVFDNYSSQVTVDSRIVSLNLWDTAGQEEYDRLRTLSYPQTNVFIICFSISSPASYENVKHKWHPEVSHHCPDVPILLVGTKSDLRNDPDTQRKLKEQNQSPVTHQQGAALARQIQAVRYMECSALNQDGIKDVFAEAVRAFLNPQPTVSKRHCILL, encoded by the exons ATGCAGAGTGTAAAGTGTGTTGTGGTGGGAGATGGCGCTGTGGGGAAGACATGCCTTCTAATTTCCTACACCACAGGAGCGTTTCCGAAAGAATACATCCCCACAGTCTTCGACAACTACAGCAGCCAG GTGACAGTAGATAGTAGGATTGTTAGCCTCAACTTGTGGGACACAGCGGGTCAGGAAGAATATGACCGGTTGAGGACACTGTCCTACCCTCAGACTAATGTCTTCATCATCTGTTTCTCCATCTCAAGCCCCGCCTCCTATGAGAACGTCAAACACAAGTGGCACCCAGAG GTGTCTCATCACTGTCCGGACGTTCCCATCCTCCTGGTCGGCACAAAGAGTGATCTCAGGAATGACCCCGACACACAGAGGAAGCTCAAAGAGCAGAACCAATCACCCGTTACCCACCAGCAGGGTGCTGCCCTCGCCCGCCAGATCCAGGCTGTACGCTACATGGAGTGCTCTGCCCTCAACCAGGATGGCATCAAGGACGTGTTCGCAGAGGCTGTGAGGGCCTTTCTCAACCCGCAGCCCACAGTTAGCAAGAGACACTGCATCTTACTCTAG